The following proteins are co-located in the Castanea sativa cultivar Marrone di Chiusa Pesio chromosome 8, ASM4071231v1 genome:
- the LOC142607556 gene encoding uncharacterized protein LOC142607556 isoform X2: MKKSDCVSFLADPNSRRSCLCSIFPTASLLCLVFFIGSAFIAPDYKEKLSIWGLGGSLQNSAASNCGIKCRPYGSEALPEGIVSKTSNLEMRPLWGSRKATYDVGFKQTNVNNTNNLFAMAVGIKQKDLVNKMVKKFLSSNFAVMLFHYDGIVDEWKDFEWSDHVIHISAVNQTKWWFAKRFLHPDIVAEYSYIFLWDEDLGVDDFHPEQYVSIIISEGLEISQPALDHNKSEVHHQITARGRRTKVHRRTYKPGGGRKGCDGNSTAPPCTGWIEMMAPVFSRAAWRCVWYMIQNDLIHAWGLDMQLGYCAQGDRTKNVGVVDAEYIVHYGRPTLGGNEENEASSHSHAKDHRVDVRRQSYIEYEVFRKRWKKAVEEDKCWTDPYPQPVEESIYF, encoded by the exons ATGAAGAAGTCCGATTGT GTATCTTTTCTAGCAGATCCAAACAGTCGTAGGTCATGTCTTTGTAGCATTTTCCCCACTGCGTCTTTGCTTTGTCTAGTGTTCTTCATAGGGAGTGCATTCATAGCACCAGATTACAAAGAG AAATTATCAATATGGGGACTAGGTGGTAGTTTGCAGAATTCAGCAGCCAGCAACTGTGGG ATTAAATGCCGGCCTTATGGAAGTGAGGCATTACCTGAAGGTATTGTTTCCAAGACTTCTAACTTGGAAATGCGTCCATTATGGGGCTCTCGAAAG GCTACTTATGATGTAGGTTTTAAACAGACTAATGTGAATAACACGAATAATTTATTTGCTATGGCTGTtgggataaagcaaaaagatctTGTGAATAAAATGGTGAAAAAG TTTCTATCAAGCAATTTTGCTGTGATGCTTTTCCACTATGATGGTATTGTTGATGAATGGAAGGATTTTGAGTGGAGTGATCATGTCATACACATTTCTGCAGTCAATCAAACTAAATG GTGGTTTGCTAAGCGTTTCTTACATCCTGATATAGTGGCTGAATATAGTTACATTTTCCTTTGGGATGAGGACCTTGGGGTTGATGACTTCCATCCTGAACA GTATGTGTCTATTATTATAAGTGAGGGGCTTGAGATATCACAGCCGGCACTTGATCATAACAAATCAGAGGTGCATCATCAAATTACTGCTCGTGGGAGGAGAACAAAAGTGCACAG AAGGACGTACAAGCCTGGTGGAGGGAGGAAAGGTTGTGATGGCAACAGTACAGCCCCTCCATGCACTGG GTGGATAGAAATGATGGCACCTGTTTTTTCAAGAGCTGCCTGGCGGTGTGTGTGGTATATGATCCAG AATGACTTGATCCATGCTTGGGGCCTAGACATGCAGCTTGGATATTGTGCCCAG ggtGATCGAACCAAAAACGTTGGTGTTGTGGATGCTGAGTACATAGTCCATTATGGTCGTCCTACACTTGGTGGCAATGAAGAAAATGAG GCATCATCTCACTCTCATGCAAAGGATCATAGAGTTGAT GTGAGGAGGCAGTCGTACATTGAATATGAAGTTTTCAGAAAACGATGGAAAAAAGCTGTTGAGGAGGATAAATGTTGGACTGATCCATACCCACAGCCAGTGGAGGAGAGCATCTACTTTTGA
- the LOC142607556 gene encoding uncharacterized protein LOC142607556 isoform X1, which translates to MMSSSIKLRNVSFLADPNSRRSCLCSIFPTASLLCLVFFIGSAFIAPDYKEKLSIWGLGGSLQNSAASNCGIKCRPYGSEALPEGIVSKTSNLEMRPLWGSRKATYDVGFKQTNVNNTNNLFAMAVGIKQKDLVNKMVKKFLSSNFAVMLFHYDGIVDEWKDFEWSDHVIHISAVNQTKWWFAKRFLHPDIVAEYSYIFLWDEDLGVDDFHPEQYVSIIISEGLEISQPALDHNKSEVHHQITARGRRTKVHRRTYKPGGGRKGCDGNSTAPPCTGWIEMMAPVFSRAAWRCVWYMIQNDLIHAWGLDMQLGYCAQGDRTKNVGVVDAEYIVHYGRPTLGGNEENEASSHSHAKDHRVDVRRQSYIEYEVFRKRWKKAVEEDKCWTDPYPQPVEESIYF; encoded by the exons ATGATGTCTTCATCAATCAAATTACGAAAT GTATCTTTTCTAGCAGATCCAAACAGTCGTAGGTCATGTCTTTGTAGCATTTTCCCCACTGCGTCTTTGCTTTGTCTAGTGTTCTTCATAGGGAGTGCATTCATAGCACCAGATTACAAAGAG AAATTATCAATATGGGGACTAGGTGGTAGTTTGCAGAATTCAGCAGCCAGCAACTGTGGG ATTAAATGCCGGCCTTATGGAAGTGAGGCATTACCTGAAGGTATTGTTTCCAAGACTTCTAACTTGGAAATGCGTCCATTATGGGGCTCTCGAAAG GCTACTTATGATGTAGGTTTTAAACAGACTAATGTGAATAACACGAATAATTTATTTGCTATGGCTGTtgggataaagcaaaaagatctTGTGAATAAAATGGTGAAAAAG TTTCTATCAAGCAATTTTGCTGTGATGCTTTTCCACTATGATGGTATTGTTGATGAATGGAAGGATTTTGAGTGGAGTGATCATGTCATACACATTTCTGCAGTCAATCAAACTAAATG GTGGTTTGCTAAGCGTTTCTTACATCCTGATATAGTGGCTGAATATAGTTACATTTTCCTTTGGGATGAGGACCTTGGGGTTGATGACTTCCATCCTGAACA GTATGTGTCTATTATTATAAGTGAGGGGCTTGAGATATCACAGCCGGCACTTGATCATAACAAATCAGAGGTGCATCATCAAATTACTGCTCGTGGGAGGAGAACAAAAGTGCACAG AAGGACGTACAAGCCTGGTGGAGGGAGGAAAGGTTGTGATGGCAACAGTACAGCCCCTCCATGCACTGG GTGGATAGAAATGATGGCACCTGTTTTTTCAAGAGCTGCCTGGCGGTGTGTGTGGTATATGATCCAG AATGACTTGATCCATGCTTGGGGCCTAGACATGCAGCTTGGATATTGTGCCCAG ggtGATCGAACCAAAAACGTTGGTGTTGTGGATGCTGAGTACATAGTCCATTATGGTCGTCCTACACTTGGTGGCAATGAAGAAAATGAG GCATCATCTCACTCTCATGCAAAGGATCATAGAGTTGAT GTGAGGAGGCAGTCGTACATTGAATATGAAGTTTTCAGAAAACGATGGAAAAAAGCTGTTGAGGAGGATAAATGTTGGACTGATCCATACCCACAGCCAGTGGAGGAGAGCATCTACTTTTGA
- the LOC142607556 gene encoding uncharacterized protein LOC142607556 isoform X3: MMSSSIKLRNVSFLADPNSRRSCLCSIFPTASLLCLVFFIGSAFIAPDYKEKLSIWGLGGSLQNSAASNCGIKCRPYGSEALPEGIVSKTSNLEMRPLWGSRKATYDVGFKQTNVNNTNNLFAMAVGIKQKDLVNKMVKKFLSSNFAVMLFHYDGIVDEWKDFEWSDHVIHISAVNQTKWYVSIIISEGLEISQPALDHNKSEVHHQITARGRRTKVHRRTYKPGGGRKGCDGNSTAPPCTGWIEMMAPVFSRAAWRCVWYMIQNDLIHAWGLDMQLGYCAQGDRTKNVGVVDAEYIVHYGRPTLGGNEENEASSHSHAKDHRVDVRRQSYIEYEVFRKRWKKAVEEDKCWTDPYPQPVEESIYF, translated from the exons ATGATGTCTTCATCAATCAAATTACGAAAT GTATCTTTTCTAGCAGATCCAAACAGTCGTAGGTCATGTCTTTGTAGCATTTTCCCCACTGCGTCTTTGCTTTGTCTAGTGTTCTTCATAGGGAGTGCATTCATAGCACCAGATTACAAAGAG AAATTATCAATATGGGGACTAGGTGGTAGTTTGCAGAATTCAGCAGCCAGCAACTGTGGG ATTAAATGCCGGCCTTATGGAAGTGAGGCATTACCTGAAGGTATTGTTTCCAAGACTTCTAACTTGGAAATGCGTCCATTATGGGGCTCTCGAAAG GCTACTTATGATGTAGGTTTTAAACAGACTAATGTGAATAACACGAATAATTTATTTGCTATGGCTGTtgggataaagcaaaaagatctTGTGAATAAAATGGTGAAAAAG TTTCTATCAAGCAATTTTGCTGTGATGCTTTTCCACTATGATGGTATTGTTGATGAATGGAAGGATTTTGAGTGGAGTGATCATGTCATACACATTTCTGCAGTCAATCAAACTAAATG GTATGTGTCTATTATTATAAGTGAGGGGCTTGAGATATCACAGCCGGCACTTGATCATAACAAATCAGAGGTGCATCATCAAATTACTGCTCGTGGGAGGAGAACAAAAGTGCACAG AAGGACGTACAAGCCTGGTGGAGGGAGGAAAGGTTGTGATGGCAACAGTACAGCCCCTCCATGCACTGG GTGGATAGAAATGATGGCACCTGTTTTTTCAAGAGCTGCCTGGCGGTGTGTGTGGTATATGATCCAG AATGACTTGATCCATGCTTGGGGCCTAGACATGCAGCTTGGATATTGTGCCCAG ggtGATCGAACCAAAAACGTTGGTGTTGTGGATGCTGAGTACATAGTCCATTATGGTCGTCCTACACTTGGTGGCAATGAAGAAAATGAG GCATCATCTCACTCTCATGCAAAGGATCATAGAGTTGAT GTGAGGAGGCAGTCGTACATTGAATATGAAGTTTTCAGAAAACGATGGAAAAAAGCTGTTGAGGAGGATAAATGTTGGACTGATCCATACCCACAGCCAGTGGAGGAGAGCATCTACTTTTGA